The sequence cgtgtgtgtgtgtgtgtggcttattTGTGGTGGCTCTGACTGCACTCTCTCTGTGCTAGGACTGCTGTGTGATCTGCTGTGGTCGGATCCAGACAAAGACGTGCAGGGCTGGGGGGAAAACGACCGGGGCGTCTCCTTCACCTTTGGGGCTGACGTGGTCAGCAAGTTCCTCAACCGCCACGACCTGGACCTCATCTGCAGAGCCCACCAGGTAGAGCCTAATGTATGAGGGCTATGTTCATTTGGATGCATCTCTAAAGAAGGTTCATTAAGTCATGTGTTGTTCTGTACTGGAAGGTTGTTGAGGACGGCTATGAGTTTTTTGCCAAACGGCAGCTGGTGACGCTGTTCTCGGCTCCCAACTACTGCGGGGAGTTTGATAACGCTGGGGGCATGATGAGCGTTGACGAGTCCCTCATGTGTTCCTTTCAGGTGAGAACTCGCACGTAAACACACTTACTGTGGATGAGTCTCCCAATGCTGGAAACAAACTGAGTATTAATACTTTCTCTCTCAGATCTTGAAGCCGTCAGAGAAAAAAGCTAAGTACCAGTATGGAGGGGTGAACTCGGGACGCCCCGTAACCCCGCCCCGTACTGCCCAAGCCCCCAAGAAGAGGTGAGCGTCTGCCTCCCCCCCCCGTCACGCATCCTCCTCGCACCCTTTCCCctgctgtcccctccctcccatctatAGGAAGCGCTCTAGCCCCTCCTGACCCCCACTCACCTCTTTCATATATGTGTAAAACATAAAATCTTTGCTGTGAACTTTTGTTTTTTTTATTCATAATGTAGGTGACTGTGGTTTTTCAATGCTATAAAATGTGTTGCTCAGGTTAAGGGGCAGCAATACGATACAAACCTTTTGTGGAAAGGGCCAACACATTTGGAACCGCTGCTTTTCTGCCTTCAAACATAGTAAAAAGTATAGCTTTTTATTTGATTGAGGTGGGTTCTATACCCCCAGCCAACGTTAACTCTTCCAGACCTATAACGTTTCCAGACCCTTGCATTTCCCCTGCTAATGCGTATGTAACTTTCTCACAATATTACTAATAACATACCATTTTCCTCCCAGATTTTGGCTACAGTAACTGATTGGAATGGTTTAGCCTCCTAGTGAGTTTGGAGAATGTCATTTTCACCCTGTTGGACTCAATGTTCTCTTTATGCGGACACTAATGAAGTTTTAACAAAATTACTTTGAAAGTACTCATACAAATGCATATTATCAGAACCATACAAAATGATGGTATATACACACAGGGCATGTATTGTGTACACAGAGAAGTACTAGTACAGTTAAGGTTGTGTGTACTAACTCAAAGGGCTCACAAATGGGTGTTCCAAATGCCTGTTGGTTTTGAATCAAGCCCCTCCACCCCCACACCAGCCTCTCTTCTTACCCACTGAACCTGCTTCCATTGCTGAAGACTGTTTGTTATGGACATTGCTTTTACTATATGCCTGTAAGAATGCATAGATGGTTGTGGCTTGGGAAGTTAAAGGCAAGATTCAAGACACCTGGTTTCAATTGGTGTTCAGTAGCCTATTATTTTTCTCACACACATGACCAGTTGGCCACAAGACTATTTCcattttttaaagtttttattttattttttacttatgaGCTATTTTCAGCATTGCCCCTGCAGTTCTTGTAAACATGAAATATTACACAAGGAGGTCAGCTCATGTTTACCAAGCTAGCAGAGATGGCACTTTTTACTCGGCAATGTCAGTTACTTAGACATTGCTGCCCCCTAGTGGTAGATTGACCGCCTAAAGAGGTTGAAGACGTCAACAACAAGCAAGGCATCAGAATGCATGAGCCAGTGAGTATATCTACTTGGTGGACCTTTCCTGTATGCTGATTCCAATATCTGGTTCAGAATTATTATTCTCATCCAACTAATGAGCTTACTAAGGAATATTTTTAATAACATTTTAGTTTGAGTTAGGGCGTATCTCACCTTTTGCCTTGTTCTCATTTATCGTTCTCTATTCAAGTTGGAAACTGTCATTGTTTTTAAACAGTTTTGAGATTTGTACAAGTTTGTTTCAGAATCtttgaatggaataaatggaacagtgCTGTTGACCCTGCCTCATGTCTGTCATTATGCTTTAGGGTGCCTTTCAAACCAGTGCATCGGCCGGAGGGCCTAGTGTTGTCTTCCAGAAAGGTAATACGGATGTATGTCAACCAATTACAAATTTAGAACAGCGATTTTTACCAAGTCGTTTGGACATGGTTAAGGCCAAGTCTGTCTGACACCAGCTCTTGAAGTCCTCTGACTTGTCGTCACGGGCATCAGGCTTGCTTACTTTTATGCCATACCATTTTGGTAATTAATTTAACccatattttaccaggtaagttgactgagaactcattcttatttacaacaacgacctggggaatagttagaggggggatgaatgagccaattgtaaactcgGGATGATTAGGTAACCGTGATGGtctgagggccagattgggaatttagccaggacaccagggttaacacctctactcttacgataagtgccatgggatctttagtgaccagagTCGGGATACCTGTTTAACATCCTATCAACGGACAAACCCAGCAGTGGAAAGCAGGGGGGTATGCTGCTGGCCGAATCAGTCTGTctagtaaatatatatttttgtaacaAGTGTCAAATATGGCCTGATTTTCCTAGTCAGCAATTATCTATACACAGTATAAAAGTGCAGTGGTTTTTAACACTGATGTGCAAATTTTACACAGGttattatataaataaataaacacgaTTCTTGATTAAAGAACATTTTATGCAAATTTGTTTTTGGACAATGCGTGGTACAGTACATTTATCACTCAGGGCTTGAGAGCCTGCAGGACTGACTGGGGCACTCTGCTGGCATAATACTGGTGGTTGCGTAGAGTGGCCAGCACCCCAGCGGAGTTCATGTGCTTCACGTTAGCATCATAACACAATGCACTGCCATGCATGTCTGTCAGCTTACCTGCAGAGGGACAGACAAAAAACAAAATGGCAGGCAACATTACGGTCCTTACTCATAATTAGGAGGTACTTTCAGTAAGCCAGAGGAAGATTGTTGCTTACCTCCTACTGCATTCAGGATGGCTTCAGGGGCACATGTGTCCCACTTTTTAGTTCCTAGACTGGCAAATACATAGGCTGAAGCCTTCCCCTCCACAAGCTGAATAATCTACACAAAGATAGGGTGCAACAGAGTAGTAAGAATACATTTTATAATATCTACACACAACactgcaaatgtattgaaaattaaatgtcATTTCTATAAATATTCACACCACTGAATAccacaatacatgttagaatcacctttggcagtgattagtTGAATAGACAGAGTGAATGATGGAGATGTCTAGTTGGCACCGAGGCCCAGTGTGATTACTCGATCACGATTTATGGCATTGTTTGAATGACTGACCATCTGTGGGCCACAATGGTCAAACACACCTTTACTGTGGTAATCTCGAGACAGTCCCACAGACGTCCTAAGGTCACTGAAGCCAGGAGAGGTGAAGATTTGAATCAACAAAATTAATGTTACTATGTGAATTCAAGAGTTGTGGATTTGTTAGAGAAACTTATTCTGTTCGTTGGACAGCGGAAAGTTCAAAGGGGAACATCAACGATGTGCTCTTATCATAGTGTTTATGTGATAATTAGATTAGAGAACGTGTCTGAAGTTATGAGTTTTGTTTTGGGCCTTGCAAATTGATGTTAAATTAGACGATGGGAGATACTGGGATTTATCGCTCTTAGAAGAATAAAAGCTTGTCTTAAACTTAGGTCATGGTAGATCTCGATGTATGTTTGTATATCATAGTGATGAATTTTCTATGCCGTTAAAACTATTTTGCATTCTTTTTATCATGACGATTTCTGGTATGACCCTGCCAAGCCAACCCAGCTCTAATGATGCCTCTAGcggtgccttagactgctgcgccactcagaagTCCAAATCTGATCACGTTTAAATAGATACGAACCGTAGTCCTCACATTGGAGTAATTTTCCTTTAAATATTATTTGATGAGATGTCTAATAGTACATCTTATtcacaatatacagtaccagccaaaagttgacacctattcattccagggtttttttgactattttctacattgcagaatagtgaaaacatcaaaactatgaaattacacatctagaatcatgtactaaccaaaaaagtgttaaacaaatcaaaaaatatatttgagattcttcaaagtagccacactttctTTAccgtgacagctttgcacgctcttggcattctctcaactagcttcatgaggtagtcacgtggaatgcatttcaagtccatattatggcaagaacagctcaaataagcaaagagaaacgacagtccgttACTTTAAAAGACATGGTCactcaatccggaacatttcaagaactctgaaagtttcttcaagtgcagttgcaaaaaccataaagcgctatgatgaaacaggctctcatgaggaccgattATTGGActgattagtccaaatttgagatttttggctaCAACCGCTgcgtctttgtgagatgcagagtaagtgaactgatgatctccgcatgtgtggttcccaccgtgaagcatgtaggaggtggtgtgggtgtgctttgctggtgacagtgatttatttagaattcaaggcacacttaaccagcatggctaccacagcattctgcagcgatacgccatcccagcTGGTTTGTGctaagtgggactatcatttgttttgcaACAGGAtcagcatcagatgacctggcctccacaatcacctgacctcaacccaattgcgatggtttgggatgagttggactgcaggaaaagcagccaacaagtgctcatatgtgggaactccttcaagactgttggaaaagcattccaggtgaagctggttgagagaatgcagaaTTTGCAAAAGTTgtcaaagggtgtctactttgaataatctcattttgatttgtttaacacttttttggggtactacattatttcatagtttattttttactattttctacattgtagaataatagggaagacaaagaaaaacccttgacgaGTAGATGtgttaacttttgactggtactgtatgcttTCTCCAACTGCATCTCTGAGCCAGAGTTAACTCAATCATTTAATGCTAGGACATTGATTGCAAGATATTAGCTCCTTGTCCATTTGCCTCTTAATAATTGCATAATGGTGAACCTAGATACGTGCATCTTGTGGTGACGCAAGGCTTGCAAACTTGGCTATACCCACTGGGTATGATTATGGGGCTATAGCATTCACATGATAATGGAGTCAGATGTAATATCATAGTAGGGTCATAGACCCCTAAAATAATTATGTCATCCTCAGACGAAGTGAATTTTCACAATTCTACAGTTAcatctgagtctttctgggtaagtctaagctttgctcacctggattgtacaatatttgcacattctttaaaaacttcaagctctgtcaagtttgtTGTTGATCTTTGCTAGATagcaattttcaagtcttgtcatagattttcaagctgatttaagtcaaaactaactaggccactcagaaaAATTCAATGTCagggtaagcaactccagtgtatgttTCAGGTTgtactgctgaaaggtgaatgttTCCAAGTGTctgctggaaagcagactgaaccaggttttcctctaggattttgcctgtgcttagctctgttCTGTTTAGGGTAAAAATAAACTCCCTTGCCGAtgaaaagcatacccataacatgatgcagccaccaccatgcttgaaaatatggagagtggtactcagtgatgtgttgttggatttgccccaagcataacactttgtattcaggataaagtcaagtttgcaaaaaaaaaataatctaaaaatacattttcactttgtcattatggggtattgtgtacagGCCAGTGAcagaaaatctcaatttaatccatttgaaattcaggctgtgaatactttctctGAATACATATGCACCCCTAACCTTCCCATCCCTGTATATTTCACCTTATTTCCTGCTCCGCCGACTCTTATCACATCATGAGGTTCCATGGCATCCACAGTGTCTGTGACGAGTTTGTTGCTGTGAGAACGGGTTGTGGTGACAATGCGTCGGCCATCCGGGACCTCCTGTAGCTCGAACCCGAAAGCGCCCAGTCCGGGCATTCCCCACAGAGTTCTCCCCATGTCTGCTGACTCCGCCCCCAGCTGTGGATACAAAAAAAGGAAAATATACACTCACAGACTAAAGAAGTGTTCAGTAAGGCACACTATAGAAAATGAAAAATCTCCCTATTTCAAAACATTTTCTCCCTACTGAATATGTCATGCCCTGATAGGGTGAGAGGGTATTTGTTGGTACCTGATAATTGAAGAAGGGCTGGTTGATGATCCCAGCAATGGCCTTCCCGCCATATGCAATGCCGATCAGAACAGTCACATGATCAAGAAGCCCTGACATCACATGACAACATTTTAGCTGAAGGGAACAAATAACAGTGGACTTCACACAAGTATCGTCAATGTACAACAGTGAACTACACTGaaggaaaatataaaaaacacaacatgcaaccatttcaaagatgttactgagttgcagttcatataaggaaatcaatcaaaaTACATCCATTAGGCccgaatctatggatttcacatgactgggcaggggtgcagccatgggtggacctGGGAAGGCATAGgaccacccacttgggagccatgtCGACCCACTCGGgtccaggcccagccaatcagaatttgtttttccccactaaagggctttattacagacataaatactcctcagcactcccccctcagacgatcccgcaggtgaagaagccagatgtggtcctgtgctggcatggttacacatggtctgtgtttgtgaggcaggttgaacgtactgccaaattctctaaaacgacgttggaggcggcttatggtagataaacatgacattttctggcaactggaacattcctgcagtcagcatgccaattgcacactccctcaaaacataacacatctgtggcattgtgttgtgacaaaaccaCACATTTTAGTGGACTTTTGTCCCTAGCACATGGTGCACCTgtgtagtgatcatgctgtttaatcagcttcttgatatgcctcacctgtcaggtggatgatttatcttggcaaaggaaaaatgctcactaacagggatgtaagcagatttgtgcacaacatttttgagaaataagctttttgtgcatatggaacatttctgggatcttttatttcagctcatgaaacatggaccaaacactttacatgttgcgtttatattttggttcagtgtatTTTTCCAGCATGAAAAACAAATCAGTGAGGTAAAAGTAGTATAATGGTACAAAGGGaaaaagggatagagagaagccTTAGGACCATTCCTCAGGTCTACCTGGCCTGGTGACGCCTGGCTGTCCAGTCTGGTCGCACGGCAACAGTTAGTAAGGAcgcctgtatttttgtagtgactgggtgtattgattgatataccatccaaagtgtaattaataacttcaccatgctcaaaaatATATTCAATCTCAATCTTCAATATCAATTTATTTAATAATTATGCGTGTAATCATTAAGGACAGGGGAGTTTTtccaggataaaaaaataaaagaatcTGAGGTAGGCCTGGTTCAGTGTTtatccaccagacactgggataaGAATgatcctttcagcaggacaataaactaaaacacatggccaaatctacactggagttgcttaccaagaaaaaacggaatgttcctgaatggctgagttacagttttgactacggcaagacctgaaaatggttgtttgGCAATGATCAAtgaggtgcttctacaaagtatttactcaggggtgtgaatactaataTGAGATTTTCTGCAATTAAATTTCAACAAATTTGCAACAATTTTttcaaacatgttttcactttgtcactatggggtattgtgtataggccagtgacaaaaatctcaatttaatccacttgaaattcaggctgtaacaacatgtggaaagttaagggatgtgaatactttcagaaggcactgtatattaacaCATATGCACCCCTATACCTTCCCATTCCTGTATATTTCACCTTATTTACTGCTATCACATCATGAGGTTCCATGGCATCCACGGTGTCTGTGGCGAGTCTGTTGCTGTGGTTTCAACTGTTcttcctgcggctatggaaccctgacctgttcactggacgtgctaccttgtcccggacctggtGTTTTTGACTCTACCGCACCTCTGAATGCTcgatgaaaagccaactgacatttactcctgttgcaccctctacaaccactgtgattattatctgaccctgccgGTCAAatatgaacatcttgaagaacaatctaaCCTTAATGGCCAATCTTATAATCTCCACACGATGCATCCAGAAGAGGAATGGCCACCACTCAAGAGCCTGGGtcctctctaggttccttccTGGGCTCCTCCCTTtctagtttttcctagccaccttgctgttttggggttttaagctgggtttctgtataagcactttgtaaCATCTGCTGAAAATAAACTTGATTTGATGCCCAAGCATTTCTCCTTTAGCCTCCCTCTCCACCTATTCTGCCCTTGTCCCTCCCAGTCCAAATGCCCTCCCTCCATCACCATACGGATAGCCGTGCCGAGACACTGGGCGTCCGACCCCGTGTGACACATCTGATTTGGCAGGTAGAAACACTTTGCTGCTGCTAAGCAGGGAAGAAAGAATAATGGGATGAagaaagataggagagagatacagacagagagcaaaCAGGGAATCAGCACTGATGATTATGTTGGAGATGTTAATGATAagactgaatgaaagggggaacAGGTTGTCGTCAAATATGTTCTACCCTCTTATGCCTTTGAGTCAGTGACTCATCACAGAATGACTGGCAAAAATAATAACAAGTTTATTTACCTTCAGTGTATTCTTTGGTGCCATCAAGGGGGTCGACCCACACAACCAGCTAAAAAGACAAATTCAAATCTGCCATTCAAACACAGAAACATAGCTGGAATGAGCAGTCAGTACCCAGAAAATAATCAAAATCAGGACATTAGGTTTCAGTTCAGCTCTAAagtgtctctctcacctcctcttctTTCAGGGCACTGTACTCTGCAGGACAGGACTTCTGTAGGATGTCTTCAGATTGACCGCTCTCAATCAGGTCCTCTTTGACAGCCTCCTCTGGCAGATCCTGACGTGTGAGAGAGGTGTTCACTGTTCAGACTAGGATGTTGTGAAATGTGTTGTGTATTCTAATCTGCAGATCAATGTTTATTTGTCAGTAACATTAGGACAGATCCTATTAATGTACATTCATATACCCACCTCCTCTCCGATTATGGTGATTTTGGGGAAGCTTTTAGACAGGGAGGCACAGATGCTCTGCTGGACCAGCCGGTCTGCCAGTGTCTGTAGATCGTTGGCCCCTGTCTGTGTACATTGAGTAAAGAGAAATAATTTATAAAGCAACAATCAAGCTCCATTTCACTGCCCATCAATCTCCAGCAttttgtccccctctccttcagtcagtCAAACCTTTTCCACAATGCCCAGCTGTCCGCTCTGAAGAACCCTTCGTACAATGGCTCCAGCCTTCTCTGCCATAGCGTAAGCCGAAGCTACCAGACGCATCACCACAGCTGGATTTCCAGACATTGCTGATGGAAAGAGAAACACCAAAGTGTAAAGCCGAGGGAGAAAGTTTCCACTATGTACCCTCGAGACTTCATTGTATCACTCACATCAGTCAACAAGTCAATGTAAATAACACACCCTGGACATGTAGTAGAGTTATGTGCAGTATTTGTGCTGTCACCATTACTTTGGCAAAATAAATAGCTTTGTGTCTAAAACACACTTTTAGGCACTAATATACTACCTGTCCGACACACACCATATCTCAATAACACACACGAAATGAAGAAGTTGCAGTAACAATGTGCCATGAGGACAATTGGCTTAACTATTGGAATTAATTAGATGCGCATAATTCTACCCTTACTAGGTTACTAGCTAATGCGATGGTTTACTATAATCTCTCGTGACAACATTCGCGAGAATTGTACTTCTGGGTAACCGAGGTGACTAATAgctatgtatgtgtgcgtgttatAATG is a genomic window of Oncorhynchus gorbuscha isolate QuinsamMale2020 ecotype Even-year linkage group LG12, OgorEven_v1.0, whole genome shotgun sequence containing:
- the bpnt1 gene encoding 3'(2'),5'-bisphosphate nucleotidase 1, with product MSGNPAVVMRLVASAYAMAEKAGAIVRRVLQSGQLGIVEKTGANDLQTLADRLVQQSICASLSKSFPKITIIGEEDLPEEAVKEDLIESGQSEDILQKSCPAEYSALKEEELVVWVDPLDGTKEYTEGLLDHVTVLIGIAYGGKAIAGIINQPFFNYQLGAESADMGRTLWGMPGLGAFGFELQEVPDGRRIVTTTRSHSNKLVTDTVDAMEPHDVIRVGGAGNKIIQLVEGKASAYVFASLGTKKWDTCAPEAILNAVGGKLTDMHGSALCYDANVKHMNSAGVLATLRNHQYYASRVPQSVLQALKP